CGTTCAGTCCCGGAAGTGCGCAACGTTCATCACGTTCACGTCTGGCTGGTGGGGGAAAAACCGGTCATGACGCTGCACGTCCAGGTGATCCCGCCTCACGACCACGATGCGCTGCTTGAGCGCATCCAGCATTTTCTTGAACATCACTACGAAATTGGCCACGCCACCATCCAGATGGAGTATCAGCCCTGTAACGGGCCGGACTGCCACCTTAACGAGGCGCAGTCCGGACATTCACATCAGCATCACCACTAGCTGGAAAGCGCGTGAGAACCTCGCTCACGCGCGCTCTTAATCCACATCCGGCTGCCGTTCAGCGCAATGAAGGTCAGCAGCAGATATTCCAGCGACATTGCATAGACGCCCTGCAGGGCGAAGATCGCCACGCTGATCACGTTGATGATGACCCACAGCAGCCAGTTCTCAACGTATTTACGGGTCATCAGGATCATCGCCGCAATCGACAGCACCATCATGCAGGAATCCCAGAACGGGAAGGCATCCGCCTGGAGCTCGGGCATCGTCACGTTCAGGCCGAAACCGGACATGACCGAAACGGCAACGCGGGTCAGGAACGCAAACACCGGGTTGATATAGACGGTCATTAAACCAATGGCGACCATGCAGGCGACAAACCAGGCGATGGCTTTCGGCAAGGGCAGCCAGCGGATCTGCAGCTCTGCCTCCTGCTGGCTGTTCTGACGCGACCACGCGTACCAGCCGTAAATATTGGCGGCGAAGAAGAACAGCTGCAAAAGCAGACTGGCGTACAGCTGGATCTGGAAGAAGATAATCGCAAACAGCGTAACGTTTATCAGCCCGAACGCGTAGTTGCTGATCTTCTCCAGGCTTGCCAGCCAGATACAGAGTAATCCCGCCAGCGTGCCAACGGCCTCAATCCATGACAGGTCATAGCCACCTGCACCAATCGGTATATGAACCAGAATGTTCTGCGTGCTAAAAAAATCCATCTTTTCCCCGGTCGTTTTGAATTAAGTACGTAGTGTAGCCGCAAAATCCAGCATGCGGTTAAGCGGAATTAACGCACCTTCACGCAGGGCGGCATCCACATGGATTTCATGTGCTGCCCCGCCCGTCTCGAGCCCTTCGGCAATGGCCTTCAGGCCATTCATCGCCATCCACGGACAATGCGCACAGCTGCGACACGTTGCGCCCTCGCCCGCCGTTGGCGCTTCAAGGAGCTCTTTCTCCGGCACGGCCTGCTGCATCTTGTAGAAGATACCGCGATCGGTTGCCACGATGAGCTGTCTGTTAGGCAGCGTTCTGGCCGCGTTGATAAGCTGGCTGGTTGAGCCCACGGCGTCCGCCATGTCGACAATCGACTGCGGTGATTCAGGGTGAACAAGAATCGCGGCGTCAGGATAAAGTGCCTTCATGCGCGCCAGCGCCTGAGTTTTGAATTCGTCGTGCACAATGCAGGCACCCTGCCAGCAGAGAACGTCAGCCCCCGTCTGCTTCTGGACATAATTTCCAAGATGGCGGTCAGGCGCCCAGATGATTTTCTCGCCCAGGCTATCCAGATGTTCAATCAGCTCAACGGCGATGCTGGAGGTGACAACCCAGTCTGCCCGCGCTTTTACCGCCGCAGAGGTGTTGGCGTAAACCACCACGGTCCGGTCAGGGTAGGCGTCACAGAAGGCCGTGAATTCGTCAATCGGGCAGCCGAGATCAAGTGAACACTCCGCATTAAGCGTCGGCATCAGAATGGTTTTTTCAGGGCTCAGGATCTTTGCCGTTTCGCCCATAAAACGCACGCCAGCAACCAGCAGCGTGGAAGCAGGATGTTTTGCACCGAAGCGTGCCATCTCCAGTGAGTCAGAAATACAGCCGCCGGTCTCTTCCGCCAGCTGCTGAATTTCCGGGTCGGTGTAGTAATGGGCCACCATCACCGCATCTCGTTCTTTGAGAAGACGTTTGATCTTCTCACGGTAGAATTGCTTTTCGTCCTGGCTCAGCGGGACAGGCTTTGGCGGAAACGGATAGATTGCGGCTTCAGGATCAAACATCACACTCATTATGGCTTCTCGTTTTACGGGCTTAACAATATTGCCTTTCTTTTGCATGACATAGCAAAACGCATGGCAATTGTGTTTTGTATACTAAACAAGATAGCGAATATGAGAGGAAAAGTCACCGGAAATAGGTGCGGATAGCATTTGTCGGCCGGCGGCTTCACCTTGCCCGACCTGCACAGACGGCAGATAGCAAAAAGG
This region of Enterobacter asburiae genomic DNA includes:
- the pnuC gene encoding nicotinamide riboside transporter PnuC; its protein translation is MDFFSTQNILVHIPIGAGGYDLSWIEAVGTLAGLLCIWLASLEKISNYAFGLINVTLFAIIFFQIQLYASLLLQLFFFAANIYGWYAWSRQNSQQEAELQIRWLPLPKAIAWFVACMVAIGLMTVYINPVFAFLTRVAVSVMSGFGLNVTMPELQADAFPFWDSCMMVLSIAAMILMTRKYVENWLLWVIINVISVAIFALQGVYAMSLEYLLLTFIALNGSRMWIKSARERGSHALSS
- the nadA gene encoding quinolinate synthase NadA is translated as MSVMFDPEAAIYPFPPKPVPLSQDEKQFYREKIKRLLKERDAVMVAHYYTDPEIQQLAEETGGCISDSLEMARFGAKHPASTLLVAGVRFMGETAKILSPEKTILMPTLNAECSLDLGCPIDEFTAFCDAYPDRTVVVYANTSAAVKARADWVVTSSIAVELIEHLDSLGEKIIWAPDRHLGNYVQKQTGADVLCWQGACIVHDEFKTQALARMKALYPDAAILVHPESPQSIVDMADAVGSTSQLINAARTLPNRQLIVATDRGIFYKMQQAVPEKELLEAPTAGEGATCRSCAHCPWMAMNGLKAIAEGLETGGAAHEIHVDAALREGALIPLNRMLDFAATLRT